A section of the Persephonella sp. genome encodes:
- the rplC gene encoding 50S ribosomal protein L3, whose amino-acid sequence MPKGIIGKKIGMTRVFVGDKAVPVTVIQVEPNYVVNIRTPEKDGYSAVVLGAGARKEKRTPKPLKAIFEKAGVKPLKTLAEFPLKEGEEVQLGQEIKVEEVFEKGDLVDVTGKSKGRGFASAMKRWDFSGFKKSHGSRYHRAIGSIGACEDPGRVWKTKRMPGHYGNETITVQGLEVVDIIPEKNVILVKGSVPGHTNSIVKLKASVIANRRKGKRKLERAKATYAS is encoded by the coding sequence ATGCCAAAAGGCATAATCGGTAAAAAAATAGGAATGACCAGAGTTTTTGTGGGAGATAAAGCTGTTCCTGTAACTGTTATACAGGTTGAGCCTAACTATGTAGTAAACATAAGAACACCTGAAAAAGATGGATACTCTGCAGTGGTTTTAGGAGCCGGAGCAAGAAAAGAAAAAAGAACTCCAAAACCACTTAAAGCAATTTTTGAAAAAGCAGGTGTTAAGCCATTAAAAACACTGGCAGAATTTCCTCTTAAAGAAGGGGAGGAAGTCCAGCTTGGACAGGAAATTAAAGTAGAAGAAGTTTTTGAAAAGGGAGACCTTGTTGATGTAACAGGGAAATCCAAAGGTAGAGGATTTGCTTCTGCTATGAAAAGATGGGACTTCTCTGGATTCAAAAAATCCCACGGTTCAAGATATCATAGAGCCATAGGTTCTATTGGTGCTTGTGAAGATCCAGGTAGAGTATGGAAAACAAAAAGAATGCCTGGGCACTATGGAAACGAAACAATAACAGTCCAGGGATTAGAAGTTGTTGATATTATCCCTGAAAAAAATGTAATCCTGGTTAAAGGTTCTGTGCCAGGACATACAAACAGCATTGTAAAACTTAAAGCATCTGTTATAGCTAACAGAAGAAAAGGAAAAAGAAAATTAGAAAGAGCTAAGGCAACTTATGCTTCTTAA
- the rpsJ gene encoding 30S ribosomal protein S10: protein MQEKIRIKLKAFDHKALDQSVKQIIDTVKRSGGVIKGPIPLPTQRKIWCVHRSPHKFEQSREHFEMRIHKRLIDIENATPQTIEALMDISLPAGVDVEIKLS, encoded by the coding sequence ATGCAGGAAAAGATAAGAATAAAACTTAAAGCTTTTGACCATAAAGCACTTGACCAATCAGTTAAGCAAATTATAGATACAGTTAAAAGAAGTGGTGGGGTTATAAAAGGCCCCATCCCTCTCCCTACACAAAGAAAAATTTGGTGTGTCCACAGGTCACCACACAAATTTGAACAATCAAGAGAACATTTTGAAATGAGAATTCACAAAAGATTAATAGACATTGAGAATGCTACTCCACAAACAATAGAAGCATTAATGGACATCAGCCTGCCTGCAGGTGTTGATGTAGAAATAAAATTAAGCTAA